DNA from Deinococcus cellulosilyticus NBRC 106333 = KACC 11606:
CATCTGCCATATCGCAGGCAGTATAACACATACTCATAATGATTATGAATATTAAAGTTGCAACACGACTGGGTCAGGCATTTCCCTGACACTGCGGACATGTGCCTTCAAGTTCCAGCTGAACACCTGCCACCTGCCAGCCCTGCTCTTTCCCAAGCTGAGAAAGTGTTGCTTGCAGGCCTTCTGACAGAACCAGGTCCAGAATCCGTCCACAGACCGTGCAATGAAGATGATGGTGTGCACTGGTGTTCGCGTCATAACGGGCGGTACCCTCTGCATCCACAAACTTGCGGATCAGGCCTGCTTCCGAGAGAACCTGCAAGTTCTGGTACAGGGTTGCAATGCTGATGGGATGGCCTGTCCGCTTCAGGCCATCCAGCATTTCGTAAGGGG
Protein-coding regions in this window:
- a CDS encoding Fur family transcriptional regulator — its product is MEDPSQIARTLQACGLRPSAPRRTILTYLHSCEDHPTPYEMLDGLKRTGHPISIATLYQNLQVLSEAGLIRKFVDAEGTARYDANTSAHHHLHCTVCGRILDLVLSEGLQATLSQLGKEQGWQVAGVQLELEGTCPQCQGNA